The sequence GAGAGGAGCAGCTTAAGGGTAGGGTGTGACATACTGTGCTATTTGCGATGGCCCGCTATTTTCCGGGCAGAAGGTGGCTGTTATCGGCGGGGGCAACTCCGCCCTAGAGGCTGCTGACGACATGGTTAAGATAGCACAGCATGTTTATCTTGTGTCTCTGACATCGGTAACCGGCGACCAGATACTCATTGAAAAAGTTAAAGATGCCTTAAATCTAACCCTATTTTTAGAGCATGAGGTGTTAGAGATTGAGGGCCCAAACAGTGTGGAAGCTATTCTCATCAGGGATTTGAAAAGCGGCGAAGAAAAGAGGCTTTTTGTTGGTGGCATCTTTATCGAG comes from Dehalococcoidia bacterium and encodes:
- a CDS encoding FAD-dependent oxidoreductase: MAVIGGGNSALEAADDMVKIAQHVYLVSLTSVTGDQILIEKVKDALNLTLFLEHEVLEIEGPNSVEAILIRDLKSGEEKRLFVGGIFIEIGLLPNSKFTGGIARLNKFGEISEAGLPGLFAAGNVNNVVETNVTDKGYIPT